A region of Paenibacillus thiaminolyticus DNA encodes the following proteins:
- a CDS encoding endonuclease/exonuclease/phosphatase family protein, translated as MIKKLFKWLAWIVLTPVAALAIFLIYMTAVDYKPPAQVELLTNNTTTSTLKQGQPFTVTTFNLGYAGLDQGQDFFMDGGTGSRSSSKEQTEANLRAIADFLQGSRSDLYILQEVDVNSSRSHHINEVQMISDSLPRYSSTFAYNYKVAWVPVPLTHPMGAVQSGLLTLSTFSSASHIRFDLPGKESWPVQLFELDRAFIESRFPVDNGRELILINLHLSAFDKGGTIRKQQLDFLENYIQQEMKKDNYLIIGGDWNHSLPGTDHSRFPSQQEWPQWLQPFPDTFAPAGFQWAVDPSTPSVRTLDSAYRPGVTFLAVIDGFLVSPNVAIVDVTGHDLNFEHSDHNPVTGRFVLK; from the coding sequence ATGATCAAAAAATTGTTCAAGTGGCTGGCCTGGATCGTGCTCACGCCCGTTGCTGCGCTCGCCATTTTTCTCATCTATATGACAGCGGTTGATTATAAGCCCCCTGCTCAAGTAGAACTTCTAACCAATAATACCACCACCTCTACGCTGAAGCAGGGTCAGCCGTTCACCGTCACGACATTCAATCTCGGCTACGCAGGCCTCGACCAAGGGCAGGACTTCTTCATGGACGGCGGAACGGGATCCCGCTCCAGCAGCAAGGAACAAACGGAAGCCAACCTGCGGGCTATTGCCGATTTTCTACAGGGTAGCCGCTCCGATTTGTATATCCTGCAGGAAGTAGACGTTAATTCTTCACGCAGCCATCATATTAACGAGGTTCAGATGATTAGCGACAGCCTGCCGCGATATAGCAGCACGTTTGCCTATAACTATAAGGTGGCTTGGGTGCCCGTGCCGCTTACCCATCCGATGGGTGCGGTGCAGAGCGGATTGCTGACGTTATCCACATTCTCCAGCGCCTCTCATATCCGCTTCGATCTGCCGGGCAAAGAGAGCTGGCCTGTGCAGCTGTTTGAACTGGATCGCGCATTTATCGAGAGCCGCTTCCCTGTCGATAACGGCAGAGAACTCATATTGATTAACCTGCATTTATCGGCCTTCGACAAGGGCGGCACCATCCGCAAACAACAGCTTGATTTTCTGGAGAACTATATTCAGCAAGAAATGAAGAAGGACAACTATCTCATCATCGGCGGCGATTGGAACCACTCCTTGCCGGGAACCGACCACAGCCGCTTTCCCTCGCAGCAGGAATGGCCGCAGTGGCTGCAGCCCTTCCCCGATACCTTCGCTCCGGCTGGGTTTCAATGGGCGGTAGACCCGAGCACGCCTTCCGTCCGCACGCTGGACAGCGCGTATCGGCCAGGGGTTACCTTCCTCGCGGTCATCGACGGCTTCCTCGTCTCTCCGAATGTCGCAATCGTCGATGTGACCGGACACGATCTGAACTTCGAGCACAGCGATCATAACCCGGTGACCGGGAGATTTGTTTTGAAATAA
- a CDS encoding bifunctional cytochrome P450/NADPH--P450 reductase, with protein sequence MEELMPIPQPKTYGVLGNLPLIDKDSPTLSFGKLADEYGPIFRFELMGRSVIIVSGPEFVAEVCDQSRFDKAIGHLLKVRDFAGDGLFTSLTDEPNWPKAHNILMPSFSLQAMKGYHDRMLDIALQLVQKWARLNPDESIDVADDMTRLTLDTIGLCGFDYRFNSYYRETPNPFIVSMVRALDEAMHYGSRLPIQNKLMLISKRQYERDIQSMFSLVDKIIAERKASGDQGGTDLLARMLTAKDPETGQQLDDQNIRYQIITFLIAGHETTSGLLSFAIYFLLKHPEVLEKAYREVDEVLTGPLPTYEQVLKLKYVRMILNESLRLWPTAPQFSLFAKEDTVIGGKYPIQKGEAVSIIIPKLHRDKGAWGEDAELFRPERFEDPAKVPNHAYKPFGNGQRACIGMQFALHEATLVLGLILQQFELMDHLNYQLKVKQTLTLKPADFKIRVQVRDKKLINPYPFPPVDTLGGAPVLENKRETASIIGVNNRPLLVLYGSDMGTAERIAKELADLARLHGIRSEAATLNERLGNLPQEGALIIITSSYNGKPPNNAKQFVQWLEQVEPGELHGVHYAVFGCGDHNWAATYQAVPRLIDEQLAEKGATRFSPRGEADASGDFEKQLEAWKSQMWADAIKTFDLKLNENAEKERSTLSIQFVSGLTETPLAQSYEAVHSTIAANRELQQPGSERSTRHIEIELPEGMTYQEGDHLGVFPSNSKDHIARILWRFSLREKDQVILTASGVSATHLPLDRPISLLDLLSQSVEVQEAATRAQIREVAAFTVCPPHKREVEALLEEGTYEEQILKKRVTMLDLVEKYEACEIPFEKFVELLPPLKPRYYSISSSPRMNHAHASITVGVVRGQAWSGRGEYLGVASNYLAERRPGDDIVMFVRTPDSGFQLPEDPQTPIIMVGPGTGVAPFRGFLQARAAMKREGQALGEAHLYFGCRNEADFLYREELEQYDRDGVVTLHTAFSRKEGVPKTYVQHLMANNASEILRILDGEGRLYVCGDGSKMAPDVEHELKKAYLVIHGGKEQEADKWLENLQTSGRYAKDVWAGL encoded by the coding sequence TGCCCTTGATTGATAAGGATTCACCGACGTTGTCTTTCGGCAAACTTGCTGATGAGTACGGCCCTATTTTTAGATTCGAGTTAATGGGAAGATCCGTAATTATCGTCTCCGGTCCTGAATTCGTCGCCGAAGTATGTGATCAGTCCCGTTTTGACAAAGCGATAGGTCATTTGCTCAAAGTACGTGATTTTGCGGGAGACGGACTGTTCACCAGTCTGACGGATGAACCCAATTGGCCAAAAGCGCACAACATCCTGATGCCTTCCTTCAGCCTGCAAGCCATGAAGGGCTATCATGATAGGATGCTGGACATCGCTTTGCAGCTTGTGCAAAAATGGGCACGCTTGAATCCGGACGAAAGTATTGACGTTGCGGACGATATGACGCGGCTCACGCTAGACACCATTGGCTTATGCGGATTTGACTATCGTTTCAATAGTTACTACAGAGAAACCCCAAATCCTTTTATCGTCAGTATGGTTCGAGCTCTGGATGAGGCTATGCATTATGGCAGCAGGCTGCCGATTCAGAACAAGCTGATGCTAATCAGCAAACGTCAGTACGAGCGGGATATTCAGTCGATGTTTTCCTTAGTCGACAAAATCATCGCTGAGCGCAAAGCAAGCGGGGATCAGGGAGGAACGGATTTACTAGCCAGAATGCTGACCGCCAAGGATCCCGAGACTGGACAACAACTGGATGATCAAAATATTCGATACCAAATTATCACGTTCCTGATCGCGGGGCATGAAACGACAAGCGGGTTGCTGTCGTTTGCGATTTACTTTTTATTGAAGCACCCGGAAGTTCTGGAAAAGGCGTACAGGGAAGTGGATGAAGTATTAACCGGCCCGTTGCCTACATATGAGCAGGTTCTGAAGCTGAAATATGTACGAATGATTCTAAATGAATCTTTACGTTTATGGCCGACCGCGCCCCAATTTAGTCTTTTCGCCAAGGAGGACACCGTGATTGGAGGGAAATATCCTATCCAAAAGGGGGAGGCCGTTTCCATTATTATACCCAAGCTTCACCGGGATAAGGGAGCATGGGGGGAGGATGCGGAACTCTTCCGGCCGGAGCGGTTTGAAGACCCGGCCAAAGTTCCCAACCATGCCTATAAACCGTTTGGGAATGGGCAACGGGCCTGCATCGGGATGCAATTTGCGCTTCACGAAGCGACTTTAGTTCTCGGCTTGATCCTTCAGCAATTTGAACTGATGGATCATTTGAACTATCAGTTGAAAGTAAAGCAAACCTTGACGCTGAAGCCAGCCGACTTCAAGATCCGTGTGCAAGTAAGGGATAAAAAACTCATCAATCCGTATCCCTTCCCACCGGTAGACACTCTTGGCGGTGCTCCTGTCCTGGAGAATAAAAGAGAGACAGCTTCTATCATCGGAGTCAATAATCGGCCCTTGCTCGTTCTTTACGGTTCAGATATGGGAACAGCAGAGCGCATTGCAAAGGAACTGGCGGATCTTGCCCGATTACACGGGATCCGAAGCGAAGCGGCAACCCTTAATGAGCGGTTAGGCAACTTGCCGCAGGAAGGTGCTCTGATCATCATAACCTCTTCGTATAACGGGAAACCGCCCAACAATGCAAAACAGTTTGTGCAATGGTTGGAACAGGTCGAACCGGGTGAGCTTCACGGTGTTCACTATGCCGTATTTGGTTGCGGGGACCACAATTGGGCGGCTACGTATCAGGCGGTACCCCGACTTATTGACGAACAGCTTGCCGAGAAAGGAGCGACGAGATTTTCCCCTCGTGGGGAGGCCGATGCGAGCGGAGACTTTGAAAAGCAGCTGGAAGCATGGAAAAGTCAAATGTGGGCCGATGCGATAAAGACTTTTGATTTAAAATTGAATGAAAATGCGGAAAAAGAACGGAGCACACTAAGCATTCAGTTTGTCAGTGGCTTGACAGAGACTCCTCTCGCCCAATCATACGAAGCGGTTCACTCGACCATCGCGGCTAATCGTGAACTGCAGCAACCTGGCAGCGAACGAAGCACACGACATATCGAGATTGAATTGCCGGAAGGGATGACTTATCAGGAGGGCGATCACCTTGGAGTGTTTCCGAGCAACAGCAAAGATCATATTGCTCGCATTCTGTGGCGGTTTAGTTTGCGTGAAAAAGATCAAGTGATTTTGACAGCGAGTGGAGTCAGTGCAACCCATCTGCCTTTAGATCGGCCAATCTCTCTTCTTGACCTGCTTAGTCAAAGCGTAGAGGTACAGGAAGCCGCAACTCGGGCCCAAATACGCGAAGTGGCCGCTTTCACGGTGTGTCCTCCTCATAAGCGTGAAGTGGAAGCTTTGTTAGAGGAGGGAACCTACGAGGAGCAAATCTTGAAAAAGCGGGTTACAATGCTGGATCTCGTTGAAAAATATGAAGCGTGCGAGATCCCGTTCGAGAAGTTCGTGGAGCTCCTGCCTCCGCTTAAACCGAGATATTATTCGATATCCAGTTCCCCACGGATGAACCATGCACATGCCAGTATTACGGTTGGTGTCGTCCGGGGCCAGGCCTGGAGCGGACGAGGCGAATATCTTGGCGTGGCCTCCAATTACTTGGCAGAGCGCAGGCCGGGAGACGATATTGTCATGTTCGTCCGGACACCGGATTCTGGATTCCAACTCCCCGAAGATCCACAGACACCGATTATCATGGTAGGGCCGGGGACGGGGGTAGCCCCATTCCGCGGGTTTCTGCAAGCTCGTGCTGCGATGAAGCGGGAAGGACAAGCACTGGGCGAAGCCCATCTTTACTTTGGATGCAGGAACGAAGCGGATTTTCTTTACCGTGAAGAGCTTGAACAATATGACAGGGACGGAGTGGTTACGCTCCATACCGCTTTTTCTCGCAAGGAAGGCGTGCCCAAAACCTATGTGCAGCACCTGATGGCGAATAATGCGTCCGAAATCCTTCGCATTCTCGACGGCGAAGGGCGGCTTTACGTATGTGGAGACGGCAGTAAAATGGCCCCAGATGTAGAGCACGAATTAAAGAAGGCATATCTGGTTATCCACGGGGGTAAAGAACAAGAAGCGGATAAATGGTTGGAGAATCTGCAGACATCCGGGAGGTATGCGAAAGATGTCTGGGCGGGTCTATAG